From the genome of Deltaproteobacteria bacterium:
GAGGGCGAGTTGGGCACGGCCAACGGCAACGTGACCCGCCTGGAGGGCGAGTTGGGCACGGCCAACGGCAACGTGACCCGCCTGGAGGGCGAGTTGGAGACGGCCCGGACCACGATGGGGTCCCCGGATGATGCGGCGGACGACAGCGCCGACGCGAGCCTCCACGCCCAGCTCAACGCCGCCAAGGCCCGCATTGCGGAGTTGGAGGCCGGGACCGCCCCCGACGTACTTGATCCGATCAAGATGGCGGCCAGTGGTGCGGCTTCGGACGCGGACGACGCCTACATGGCCGCCGACAGGGCTGCCGGTGAGGCCGAGGATGCGGATGACAACAGGGCGACTCTCCAGACCGGCGACGCCAACTCGGTCGCGGATGCGGAGGCGGCCAGGGGCGCGGCCAACACGGCGATGGCTGAAGCCAAGAAGGCGCAGGACGCCGCCGACGCGGCGAACGCGGCGAGCAATGCCAGTGACGCGACCGCCGAGAAGGTGAAGGCCGACAACGCGAGGGACGAGGCGATGATGGCCCAGACAGAGGCCGAAGGCCACCGGGACAATGCTGTCGCGGATTCCATGGTGGAATTGAAGATCGACGGCACGGTCAAGAGCGTCGGCGATACGGAGATCGATGCCATGGCCGGAGCGAGTTCGGTCACCATCGATGGCCAGACGACGATTACCGGCCTGATCGAAAGCATGAACCCCGAGCAGACGGCTCCCGCGTTTGAAGGGCGGGATGGGGTGCAGGACAACCCCGCGACCGACGCTGACGAGGCGGTGGCATACCGGCAAGCCGTGGACGAGCGCACCTTCGACGTCGGCAAGGTGGTCGATTCGGCCGACGACATGGCCCGCCTGATGATCGTCACCCAATACGCCGGGTCGACGACGGTAAAGACATTTTACCAAACACCGTTAGCATCCGGAGGCGAGAACATCGTCGCTACTCATGTCGCCGGGTCGAGGGCGGGACAGATCTTCATCCACAACGGTCCTGACGGTACCCCCCAAACCGACGACGACGTGTACGCAGACCTGGTGTCCAGAGGCATGTTCTACCCCGTCACTTCCAGCGCCGGTACGCAGGTGTCGGGCGTTGATCTGGATGCCACGGACACAGTCGCCGCGGACGCCAAGCCTCAAGAAGTGTGGAGCTATCTGCACCTGGGTGCTGACGGCGAACCCGGCGGCACCGGCGGCGACGCGGATGGAGTGCGCTATGTGATAATGAGGGAAACAGAGACAACACATGCAACCGACACCGTCGAAATTACCTATGCGCGAGTCGACATCATGGTCACGCTCCCCGTAGCCGGCGAGGTAGCTGCAAGAGATATCCAGACAACGGCTCAGCTCCCCGAGGCGACGGCCTACGATCACATCCACTTCGGTGTGTGGGCCGGCCTCAAGGCGGCTGCAAAGGACGGTAGCCAGGACATCGCCGATCTCGGCAT
Proteins encoded in this window:
- a CDS encoding transferrin-binding protein-like solute binding protein translates to EGELGTANGNVTRLEGELGTANGNVTRLEGELETARTTMGSPDDAADDSADASLHAQLNAAKARIAELEAGTAPDVLDPIKMAASGAASDADDAYMAADRAAGEAEDADDNRATLQTGDANSVADAEAARGAANTAMAEAKKAQDAADAANAASNASDATAEKVKADNARDEAMMAQTEAEGHRDNAVADSMVELKIDGTVKSVGDTEIDAMAGASSVTIDGQTTITGLIESMNPEQTAPAFEGRDGVQDNPATDADEAVAYRQAVDERTFDVGKVVDSADDMARLMIVTQYAGSTTVKTFYQTPLASGGENIVATHVAGSRAGQIFIHNGPDGTPQTDDDVYADLVSRGMFYPVTSSAGTQVSGVDLDATDTVAADAKPQEVWSYLHLGADGEPGGTGGDADGVRYVIMRETETTHATDTVEITYARVDIMVTLPVAGEVAARDIQTTAQLPEATAYDHIHFGVWAGLKAAAKDGSQDIADLGIGFVQSIGDGMTGADMPNNGSGTYEGNWVATVQAADPDGDGAITLTSGAASLAADFGEGEITATLTGLATLEGDISGSEFSGTKATVAANDHGLTASSNDVTFTGSFTGGFYGSKAAEAGGIFDFASEDNEAGAFRGAFGADRK